The following proteins are encoded in a genomic region of Clostridium kluyveri:
- the cbiQ gene encoding cobalt ECF transporter T component CbiQ: MNKISNAIYEINKLDELANQKQWINQIHPLIKLLVTVGYIIIIISFDQYDLSKVLVMGVYPITIFILGEISFMESLWRLRIVLPLVCVIGIFNPFYDKTVAFQIGEIEVTAGMISMATLMIKGIYSVLASYLLIVTTTIEKICYALRLLHVPVILITQILLTYRYISVLLSEVNRITQAYSLRAPNQKGIHVKVWGSLMGQLLLRSIDRAGIIYDSMNLRGYDGRFYYYGRKVCNAKNWIYLFFWVSIFLVLKFGMSYLD; encoded by the coding sequence TGAAATAAATAAACTAGATGAACTGGCAAATCAAAAACAGTGGATAAATCAAATACATCCATTGATAAAATTGCTGGTTACAGTGGGATATATTATAATAATTATTTCTTTTGATCAGTATGATTTGTCCAAAGTATTGGTAATGGGAGTGTATCCTATTACTATATTTATACTAGGTGAGATATCTTTTATGGAAAGCCTATGGCGATTGAGAATTGTGTTGCCTTTGGTTTGTGTTATAGGGATATTCAACCCATTCTATGATAAGACAGTAGCTTTTCAAATTGGAGAGATAGAAGTGACAGCTGGGATGATTTCTATGGCTACATTAATGATTAAGGGTATCTACAGTGTTCTGGCTTCTTATTTATTAATTGTGACAACAACAATTGAAAAAATATGTTATGCCTTGCGTCTATTGCACGTGCCAGTCATCCTGATTACGCAGATCTTATTAACTTATCGTTATATAAGTGTATTGTTGTCAGAAGTTAATAGAATTACACAGGCGTATTCTCTACGTGCACCGAATCAAAAAGGAATTCATGTAAAAGTTTGGGGTTCTTTAATGGGACAATTGCTATTGAGAAGTATAGATAGGGCAGGGATTATTTATGACAGTATGAATTTGCGAGGGTATGATGGAAGATTTTATTATTATGGGAGAAAAGTGTGTAATGCAAAGAACTGGATATATTTATTCTTCTGGGTAAGCATTTTTCTTGTCCTGAAGTTTGGTATGTCATACCTTGATTAA
- a CDS encoding energy-coupling factor ABC transporter ATP-binding protein, whose amino-acid sequence MSHIHIELKDVSFAYEKGQTVLSHITMEAGEHNSIGLIGANGMGKSTLLRLLVGLNLNYEGSISIEGIPVNQRMLARVREKIGYVFQDSDNQLFMPTVYDELAFAPRNYGFLQEEVEYRVNRALEMTESVHLKDRQIYKLSGGEKKLISIASVLTVTPDIILMDEPSIALDPKNRRNLIRILNQFEHLKIIASHDLDMILETCNRVILLDGGRIVCDGKTKDILYDKKLLEEHNLELPLSIAKDK is encoded by the coding sequence ATGAGTCATATACATATTGAACTTAAAGATGTCAGTTTTGCGTATGAGAAGGGACAAACTGTTTTATCACATATCACCATGGAGGCTGGAGAGCATAATAGTATTGGACTTATTGGTGCAAATGGAATGGGTAAATCCACATTGCTGCGCCTACTGGTAGGATTAAATTTAAATTATGAAGGAAGTATCAGTATTGAAGGGATACCTGTTAATCAACGTATGTTGGCTAGGGTTAGAGAAAAAATAGGATATGTGTTTCAAGATTCTGATAACCAATTATTTATGCCCACTGTTTATGATGAATTAGCATTTGCACCAAGAAACTATGGATTTTTACAAGAGGAAGTAGAATATCGTGTGAATAGAGCACTTGAGATGACAGAAAGTGTGCATTTAAAAGATAGACAGATTTATAAGTTATCTGGTGGAGAAAAGAAGTTAATATCTATTGCGTCGGTATTGACGGTAACTCCCGATATTATTTTAATGGATGAGCCAAGTATTGCATTGGATCCAAAAAATAGACGAAATTTAATACGAATCCTAAATCAATTTGAGCATTTGAAAATTATTGCATCCCATGATTTAGATATGATATTAGAAACGTGTAATCGGGTTATACTGTTAGACGGTGGAAGAATAGTTTGTGATGGAAAAACTAAAGACATTTTATATGATAAGAAACTGTTAGAAGAACATAATCTGGAACTTCCATTATCAATTGCCAAAGACAAATAA
- a CDS encoding TetR/AcrR family transcriptional regulator — translation MSPKIFDIQERENIKIQMMEAGFLLVKEYGMTHASVEKVTKAVGLGKSTFYNFFHSKEIFICEIIKYQRDRAKQFFTDILGDRDRMSMSEGKEFLKKIIFSENSIYKYLTMEDIDKLKAALPLEYVIDFNVEKKVMDGLFGHVEGVREDIDYKVVANLIKIMALSMMGKEELHQDALERTLEQMYNLLFSCIFKENTN, via the coding sequence ATGTCACCTAAAATATTTGATATTCAGGAAAGGGAAAATATAAAAATCCAAATGATGGAAGCTGGATTTTTATTGGTAAAAGAATATGGCATGACCCATGCTTCTGTAGAAAAGGTTACTAAGGCTGTAGGTTTGGGGAAAAGTACTTTTTATAATTTCTTTCATTCTAAAGAAATATTTATATGTGAAATTATAAAGTACCAAAGAGACAGGGCAAAACAGTTTTTTACGGATATATTAGGAGATAGGGACAGAATGAGTATGTCAGAGGGCAAAGAATTCCTGAAAAAAATTATATTTAGTGAAAATAGTATTTATAAATATCTTACCATGGAGGACATTGATAAATTGAAAGCAGCACTTCCACTTGAATATGTAATAGACTTTAATGTTGAAAAAAAGGTTATGGATGGTTTGTTTGGACACGTGGAGGGGGTTAGGGAAGATATAGATTACAAGGTGGTAGCTAATCTTATTAAAATTATGGCACTTTCAATGATGGGAAAGGAAGAACTTCATCAAGATGCTCTGGAAAGAACTTTGGAGCAAATGTATAATCTGTTATTTTCCTGTATCTTTAAAGAGAACACAAACTAG